The following DNA comes from Bos indicus x Bos taurus breed Angus x Brahman F1 hybrid chromosome 22, Bos_hybrid_MaternalHap_v2.0, whole genome shotgun sequence.
TGCTCTCTGTGTGTCCATGAGGCCGGGCACGGGCTCTGTCCCCTCCCCTGTGCTCCCAGCACCAAACCCAGGGCCGGACACACAGGGGGCTGGAGAGGCTGCCGTCcgggttgggggcagggagacAGATCAGAGAAGGAAACATAAGCCGAGCCCAGTCCCCCCACTTTGATCCTTGACCAGGTGGAGCACCCGGGAGCTCGAAAGCCTGTGAGCTTCACAGTGAAGGAGACCGTGTGCCCCAGGACAACCCCGCAGCCCCCAGAGCAGTGTGACTTCAAGGAGAATGGGGTGAGCCTGGGGGCTGAAGGAGCAGGAAAATGCTTCTCAGGGAGCTGAACAGGGGGCTTCTGGGAAAGAATTGCAGTCCCTGGAGTGAGGTGGGGTGTGGCTGGGAGATATTGCCTGGAGTTTCTAGTTTGACTTCAAGCCTTCTTTTCCAGCTGGTGAAACAGTGTGTGGGGACAGTCACCCGGTACTGGATCAGGGGTGATTTCGACATCACTTGTAATAATGTAAGTGGCCCCTTTTGTACTGTGAGGACTGCTAGAGGGGTGGGTTGTGGAATTTCCTTTGGCCCAATGACCCACTGCCCCATCCAGGGCAGAGAAAGGTTCTCCTACCCTGGCCTCTCCCTCCCCCGAGCCCCAGGTCTCCAGTCCTGGCTCTGTGTTCCTTAGAGCAGTGGTTCCCTACTGGGGTCCCCAACTGGGAACTGACATAGAGGCAGATTCTCAGCCCCACTCAGATCTCCTGAATCAGACTCCTGGATGGGGGGCAGCCTTTGTATTTTCACAAAGCCTCCAGGGGCTTCTTTCGATGCTGAAGTTTGAAACTCATTGACTCAAATCATGAGCTCTCAACTCCTGGTTCCCTTCCAGCTTTGTTGGGATGGGCTTGtgaccctgggaagccccctgtcaCCTAAGGGACTTTGGTTTGCTTATCTATCTGTGGTGTGTTGATTTAACCACAGGCTCCAAACATCATATAGGAGGTAAACTGGGGCTCCAAGCTTCCTGATGTGGCCCAGGAATCGGAGTGTTCAAGTGGCAAGGGGTCTGGTTTTAATGCTGAGCCAATACCCCAAAGCAACTATTTCCTCCTGGTTCACAGATTCAGAGTGCGGGGCTATTCCGCCGGCTGAGGGACTCAATCCGGAGAGGTCAGCAGAAAATCCTCGAAAAAGCAAGGAGAATTGGTGAGAGAATCAAAGATATCTTCAGGGGATAAAGTCCTTAGGATCAGGTTATCCTGGCTCAGATTTCtgaactctgaaaaataaattcttctaAAAACAACTTCATCAACATTCAAATTCACTTCTCTTCCCTCTAAGTCTTACCAGGACCAGGTCCTTAACTCTGAGAGTCCTcttgagtgtatgtgtgtgtgtgagagagagagagacagacagagatcaCTCCTATTAACTCCCAGATGGGTGAGGCAGGTCTCCTTTCAGGAGGGTATGCGGTTACAGGGATGTAATGACAACCATAGCTAACACGGATGTatggtatatttgaaagttgttaagagagtagagcctaagtgttctcatcacaaggagaagACCTCATTTGTTTTTTGTATCTCTATGAGATGACGGATGTTAAGGAAACTTACTGTGGTACTCATTTCACAATATAGGTAAGTAAATTCGTTATGCGTACACTTGAAATTtgtagtgctgtatgtcaattatatctcaaatgaaactggaaaaaacatttaaagagtGTGAAAGGATTATTACAGCAAAAAGTTTGTGAACCGCTACTTAGAGAAACTCTCCATGGGTGTGCAGGGAGACATATATGATAATCCAATTGGAGTGTTGGTCTGTTTCTTCAATAGATACCAAACAGCAGTGAACACAAATAAACGGATTACCGTGTatcattgaaaaacaaaacaaaacaaaaaaattgtgcAAAATGAGCTAGTAAATATGTAATAAGGCTACCTATATAATGTCCAAAAGCGTGGAAACAATACTATGTTTTGCTTGTGGGTACTggtggtaaaaacaaaaaaacgtgctggaacacaactgagcaggtCAACGCGCAAGGACAGTCCTCATCCGTTCCACTAGAGTCGCATTCTGGCCCCAAACTACGCTTCCCGGCAGGCTGCGCGCCGCGCCGTGACGCACTTTCTGCAGACTCACTTCCTTGCCTTTGCGTTGTTCGTTGGTAGGGCAGGGCCCCCGCTATCTTTTAGCAGCTGGATGCGGTTGCTGGTAACTTTGATGCTGCCGCGTAGCCCAGCCGGGAGCAGATGCGGACCTCGCGGGAGCAGTTCCTGGGCTTGCCCGTGAACTGTGAGGTGGACCAGCTGGCCAAGTACTAGGGCAGGAAGAGAGCGACCGCCCCACCGCACCACCTCCCCGGGTGTTCGGACCTCAGGCGCAGGCCTGGCGTGGGCCTGGGTGTCGCGGGGCTGATTTCCTAAGGAGTTGTGGAGAGGCGCGCTGAGGATGCGACCACCTCTCCCAACTGCTTGCCTTCCTTGTGGGTGGGGCGGCGTTCCCTCCCTCGTTGTCCAGTACCCTGTTCTTGTGGTTTATAGCTACCTCCCCAGAGTCCCTGGCCTCGCCTTCCGCCGCGGGGGTCCTGTCTGCGCCGTCCACTCCAGCGGCAAATCCGCTGGCGGCGAAAATTGAGCGCTTGAATTGTGGCGAGTGCTACTGAAGAACTACAGTCTTACGTCCTGTTAATTAATATCTAACTGAATAATGAAGAAGTCTAGAACTTGTTTTTCATCAGACACaaggtggttgttcagtcgctaagtcgcgtccgactctttcgaccccatggactataccccatcACGCTCCTTTCTCCATGAGAtctcccagcaagagtactggagtgggttaccatttccttctccagggaatcttccctactcaggggtcaaacctgtgactcctgcattggaggcaggttctttacagctgagccaccgggaaagctcCCGACACAGTTATTATTTTGCTGAGACTACATTTCGCTTTAACCGTTTTTTTAACGTCTTTTGAAATGTGCTGTAGGTGTGCAAAACACATCTAATGTCAAAGAGATAACGGGGGTCGGGGGAGGAGAACCTAACCTATTGATAACCATTTAACATTGCATatgtgttgaaatgataatatcttAGATATGTAGGGTTGAAGAAGtgaagttagtcactcagtgttgtccgactctttgggaccccatggactatttagtcccccaggcttctctgtccacgtgatttctccaggcaaaaatactggagtgggttgccattacattcttcacaggatcttcccaacccaaggatagaacccaggtctcccacattgcaggcagattctttaccctctgagctaccagggaagcccataaaattaatttcaccttttaaaaaactatttgagATGGCTGCTATGGAATTATTTTTCCCCAGTGGTGCCGTGTGGTATGCGGGAAtcgggaatcttagttcccagaccagggatggaacccgtgtctcctgcggtggaagcacagagtcttacctctgggaccgccagggaagtccaggaaatTTAAAATTACGTATGTGGTTGGCACCGTAAATCCTATATTGCTCTTGGATAGCGCTGCTCTGGGAGAAGGGATATTTCTGCATCTGACAGAGCCTTCCTGGGCTCTTGGGGATGCTTCCTAGAGGAGCTGTTGTGTCTGGAGGGCGTTCTTACCCTGTCTTGTCTGAAGGGGGTCTGGTCTACCACATTTAATGTTACTTTTGGAGGTTCCTGCAGAATGGCTTTTTCAGCCCCTCTTCCCTAGCCACCAGGCACCTTCCTGGGTTGGGTTGTGCTGTAGAGAGAAAACGAAGGACCCGATGGTGACCTGAGAATGTGAGATGGGAGGAGGATGCATCTGTCACGACCAAATGCCTGCTGGTACTCACGTTTTCTTTTCTACCAAAGTAAAGAAGATTCTAATGGTTTTAGAAGCCACGTTTGCAATTTTAATATATGCTGAACTGCCATGTAGTTTGTAGTTTGTGCCCACCAATTATTAAAGAGACATTGTTTTCTCATTGACTTGAAATGCCATATATTCCACATACTACGATTAGGTTGTCCTTCAttccacccacccatccagccAGCCATTCATCCTTCTTCCTCTGCAATAAAAAGTGTAGATATGACCAACCTATGATTGACCTGGATCATGAGGGAGGGAGGACGTTATATTAAGtataatatgtacaaatatataagTAGAGCAGAATAAGGGGGATCCAGAGTGCCAGGGTGTAGAGGCAGAGTTGGGCGATCAGGGTTGGCTTCTGTGAGGAACTATGTGTGAGCAGAAGCTTGAAAGAGGTAAGGAAGGTATATATGTGGGTGTGGTGGGAGACTCTTCTGGGCATGGAAACAATCAGTGCAGAGATAGGAAAGTAAGGAGGCCAGCGTGATCAGAGTACAGAGAgcaaggaggagaagaaaatattaaaagaggcCCCTCTGAGTCCTGCaagttaaaaaatcttaaaagtgtaACTAGATCTTTCAGTTCTGTGTATTTAACTGAttctttttactattattatcttaCTTTAGCTGGGCTGAGTttttgttgcagcacacaggcttagttgctccagggcaggtgagatcttagttccctgaccagggattgaacctgcattgcaaggcggattcttaaccactggaccaccagggaagtcaccagtTTTGTGGTTTATAAGTGCTAcggtctacagggtcacaaaagggtcgggcttagtgactaaacaactgcaAAGTTATTTGATATCATAAATcacatttttgttcatttattgaaAACTTGAAACTGCCTCCATTGGTAGATACAAAGTTATTCTGGATATTCCTGAGCTCTTAAGACTGGTAGTTTCAGAGTTAAACATCAGTTTCTGTCAGAAGCTTTTTTAAGGTTTTTCTCTATTTGGCATAGCTATGAATTAAATAGTTCTGATTTGTTCTATTCTTTTCTGCTTGTATCTGTTTGGAACTGCTTTCATCAGTTTAAATTGGCTCCACTTCACTCCATTTAGCTTCTCACCTAGTTTCTCCATCTGTCTCAGTGAAGACTCACCCATTTAAATTTGCATTCAGCTAGCCAGTGTAGTTTGGACTTGTTTTTATCACTATGCTCATGCATTTCATTGATTCTGAGAAGTATATTACCTCaagttattaataaattaatctttTACATGGAAACTTTGGATCATATTGGATCCATTTCAGGCTTTATACTGTTCTGCTACATTtgatttattcttccttttctctgtatatctttgttcttttattgctaaattatttaaaacaaatcccAAATAATGTGATATATCACTCCTAAATATATCACAATGTAGCTATAAcaaataaggatttttaaaaaatatatataaccacATTATCAGTAGTGTCTTAGTATTTTCTAATAGTTGGCCTGTGTTCAAATTTACCTGATCATCTCAAAGTCTTTTGTGAATTTGAATCAGGATCTTGACAAGATCcacacattcctttttaaaaaaaaatgtttcttaaccCTGTATCAATTCTTCAtccctcttttgtttttttctctccaggCCATGGATCTATTTATAATGCTCTGAATCTAGAATATAAATCTCCTTTagataatattgtaaagtagttttCACATAGTAGATTGTAAATCAAGGGGAAAATTGTTTTGAACTTTATCACAAAGTATTCATCAATATGAAAGGCATGGCagttccatggtggttcagtgctTAGGGCTCAGCACTTTTACTGCCATGGCCTTTACTCGGTCTCTGGTttggaactaagatctcgcacaCTGCTTGGcatagctggaaaaaaaaaaaaaaaaagaaaacattacatCATCAGTGGCATTGCTGGCTGTAGTATTTGAATTCCTACCCATACAGCACACCTGTGTCTGTCATCAGACGAAGGTACGCATCATCAATAAGGCACATCCATGTCTGTCTCCATTTGTAACTGTGAAGTGCCTATAGCGATAAGCGTCTGATTATTTCACTGTGTCTCCTAAtgtagtccttccaataaattcatattaaaaagcatagtaTTTTATTGTGAAttactttcctttatttctcttttatattttgggttagggcactatttttaaaaaattctgtgtgtGGGGACATTTTATTCAATATGAATCTCATTTCGAGACAGTAAATGAGATGTTACAAAACACAGACTATGAGAAGGAGCCTTTGATCCCAACAGTGTTGAGAACAGAACATGTGTCTGTCTTCTGTCTAAGCTTTCAAGGTCTTTCTTAATTAACTCTGCTCCTGTCACCCGTTCACTCAAAAGTATTCATTAACTATTAAATGTTAAGTCCAGCTCTGTGTTCTTGGGATGTACCAGTAGTATATCTGGGAGAAGGGTGTTCCAGACATAGGAACCTGTCAGTGCACAGCAGCAGGACAGAGGTCAGTGCAGCTCAGACTGGAGTGAACAAAGGTAGAGTATGGATGGAGTCAGAAAGCCGATAGGTTATGAAAGAATGTAGAACCTAGTGGGCCCCTCTCAGGGCTTGGCTTTTACTCTGAAcattatggatatatatatattcatttatttttgggtgcactaggtcttcactgctgcgtgggctttctctagttgcagtgagttggggctactccctagttgtggtgcacggacttCTCATCGAggtggtttctcttattgtggagcatagGCACACGGCTTAGGgttagggcttcagtagttgtagctcccaggctctagagcacgggctcagtggttgtggcacatgggcttaattgcctcacagcatgtggaatcttcccaccaAGGATCAGACCTGTGCCGCCTGCATtgtcaagtggattctttaccactggaccaccagggaagtcctggatacatatacattctttcatAAAGTGAACAGTTCTATTGCTTAGAAATGTGcaataaagaaggaagagattGGAATTAGCTTTAGTCACCTGTTCCCAACCCATTCTTCTATTTGTGATCCCAGACAGAACTCTCATGGCTCCAGAGAGTACTTCCTTTGGATCAGTGCGGGTCCTGACTTGATTGGGCTCAGTAGACCCTCTAGAGCAACATGTCTTAGCATCCTTCATTCTGTCCTAAGAGAGTCAGTGAAGTTGGACAGATAATGAATGGGGAAATTCAAATGAGGCTTCACATGTGCTCTGGTTAGCCATTATTCTCCACTATCTTCTGTATTAGAGACATCCAGACTGAGGGACTCCTCTATCAATCTACTCTTTCTTTTCATAGAAAAAGTCAGAAAGAATGTCCCCATATTTGTCACGAAGATTGTTCTCTTGTTGGAAACAAACTATTGTAGCTTATGTGTCCGTGTAACTGGTTATGGCCTAGAAGATAATTTTAGTATAAGTGCAGATGCTTACAGAGCTGACGATGCCTCTGATGTTTACTTGGAAGATTCCTTTTTGGGATAATATATAGAATAATAGGTTCTActgtgaggtttttgttttttgttttctttgcttgattcaaataaaatatgtaataagtAAAAATTGACTAAcgggtggtccagtgattaagaatccaccttgtgatgcaagggacactggttcaatcccgggtccaggaagatcccacatgtcgcagagcagctaagcctgtgtgtcacaactactgagcctgtgttctagagcccacaagctgcagctgctgagcccatgcactgcaactgctgaagcccgcatgcctagaggccatgctctgcaacaagagaagctgccacaatgagaagcccgccaTGCTgcgatgaagagtagcccctgcttgcggccactagagaaagcccgtgtgcagcaacaaaagcagcaacaaagacccaccacagcctaaaaataaaataaataaatcttaaaaaaaatttgactGTGGTACATAATCTGAACCTAATCATAAGAAAATGTCAGGAATGTTCTATACATATTCTAAACATGAGAAagattttctaa
Coding sequences within:
- the LOC113880883 gene encoding cathelicidin-7, producing the protein METQRASFSLGRSSLWLLLLGLVVPSASAQDLSYREAVLRAVDQFNERSSEANLYRLLELDPPPEQDVEHPGARKPVSFTVKETVCPRTTPQPPEQCDFKENGLVKQCVGTVTRYWIRGDFDITCNNIQSAGLFRRLRDSIRRGQQKILEKARRIGERIKDIFRG